From the Microbacterium sp. W4I4 genome, one window contains:
- a CDS encoding PLP-dependent aspartate aminotransferase family protein, whose product MDNQQELSLASRAVFYSPEESTQSISYPIFMSANYQYDGDAYDRVVDGARREVNIYSRCGNPNEYKLDDQMALIAGATDALAVASGMAAVSHTVLGLLRVGDHIVVDLTTYSSTHEFFDHRIQDFGIEVTFVDATDVDAVRAAIRAETKAVYVETIANPTMKVAPLRAIAGIAHERGIVVICDNTFASPIVCRPHEHGVDIVLESATKFIGGHNDAVGGIISINSEILPADWLEQIRWNTLTKLGGALSPFNAWLLLRGIQTLPLRVERMTENAGAFVEWLTANPKVKRVYYPGHPSHPQYEAAREQLDSPGAMLAFSVDTEEQAAQVCKSLKLASFAASLGGVRTVTQLPATMAFLDIPEDERQQMGVTPGMIRVSVGIENINDLIADFAQALGD is encoded by the coding sequence GTGGACAATCAGCAGGAACTCAGCCTCGCAAGCCGTGCAGTGTTCTACTCGCCCGAGGAGAGCACACAGTCGATCAGCTATCCGATCTTCATGTCGGCCAATTATCAGTACGATGGCGACGCCTACGACCGGGTGGTTGACGGCGCTCGCCGCGAGGTGAACATCTACAGCCGCTGCGGCAACCCGAACGAGTACAAGCTCGACGATCAGATGGCGCTCATCGCCGGCGCCACCGATGCCCTGGCCGTGGCATCCGGTATGGCCGCAGTGTCGCACACGGTCCTGGGGCTGTTGCGCGTCGGAGACCACATCGTCGTGGATCTGACCACTTACAGCTCGACCCACGAGTTCTTCGATCACCGCATCCAGGATTTCGGCATCGAGGTGACCTTCGTCGATGCCACCGACGTCGACGCGGTGCGTGCGGCGATCCGTGCCGAGACGAAGGCGGTCTACGTCGAGACGATCGCGAATCCGACCATGAAGGTAGCGCCGTTGCGGGCGATCGCCGGGATCGCGCACGAGCGCGGCATCGTCGTGATCTGCGACAACACCTTCGCCAGCCCCATCGTGTGCCGACCGCACGAGCACGGTGTGGACATCGTGCTGGAGAGCGCGACGAAGTTCATCGGCGGACACAACGACGCCGTCGGCGGAATCATCAGCATCAACTCTGAGATCCTGCCGGCAGACTGGCTGGAGCAGATCCGCTGGAATACGCTCACCAAGCTCGGCGGAGCACTCTCGCCGTTCAACGCCTGGCTGCTGCTGCGTGGGATCCAGACTCTGCCCCTGCGTGTGGAACGGATGACGGAGAACGCAGGGGCCTTCGTCGAGTGGCTGACTGCGAACCCGAAGGTCAAGCGCGTCTACTACCCCGGACACCCGTCGCACCCGCAATACGAGGCGGCCCGCGAGCAGCTTGACTCTCCCGGTGCGATGCTGGCGTTCAGCGTCGACACTGAAGAGCAGGCGGCGCAGGTGTGCAAGAGCCTGAAGCTCGCTTCTTTCGCCGCGAGCCTCGGTGGGGTGCGCACGGTCACGCAGCTTCCTGCGACGATGGCGTTCCTCGACATCCCGGAAGACGAACGGCAGCAGATGGGCGTCACTCCGGGCATGATTCGCGTGTCCGTCGGCATCGAGAACATCAACGACCTGATCGCAGACTTCGCTCAGGCGCTCGGAGACTGA
- a CDS encoding carbohydrate kinase family protein has product MEVGDVEQGSEDRRFEVLLLGDLNIDLHLDIPAYPEPGGDGVASRQRMGFGGSAANTAVMLARLGVRAAMLACVGDDEWGAQAIHGLTAVGVDTRLVQRSSTEPTSLNVITVTPDGERTMFAYRGASAELKSADVPPDLCGASHVHISGYALLADPQRAAAEAAAASAHRAGRTVSLDVPVDPVAAVPDVLRAFLANVDVVAIGTKEARQLTGEATDEQAAAAIAGYGPSTVALTSGASGSLLLTVDGFVRAPVPEVRAIDTTGAGDSFSAGLIFGFLRGFEEPSWTAAMANACGAAAVGVPGAGAGLPSLDGILTAVAALPAGLRHELMSAVRAEGGAA; this is encoded by the coding sequence GTGGAAGTCGGTGACGTCGAGCAGGGCAGTGAAGACCGGAGGTTCGAGGTTCTGCTGCTCGGCGACCTCAACATCGACCTGCACCTCGACATCCCCGCCTATCCGGAGCCAGGCGGAGACGGTGTGGCGTCGCGGCAGCGTATGGGATTCGGCGGATCGGCGGCCAACACCGCTGTCATGCTCGCACGCTTGGGTGTCCGAGCGGCCATGCTCGCCTGCGTCGGGGACGACGAATGGGGCGCGCAGGCGATCCACGGGCTGACCGCCGTGGGCGTGGACACGCGTCTTGTTCAGCGCAGCAGCACTGAGCCGACCTCGCTCAACGTCATCACGGTGACACCCGACGGTGAGCGGACGATGTTCGCCTACCGCGGGGCGAGTGCCGAGCTGAAGAGTGCTGACGTCCCGCCTGATCTGTGCGGTGCCTCGCACGTGCACATCTCGGGCTATGCGCTGCTGGCTGATCCGCAGAGGGCTGCCGCCGAAGCCGCCGCGGCTTCTGCGCACCGGGCGGGGAGGACGGTGTCGCTGGATGTGCCGGTCGACCCTGTCGCGGCCGTGCCAGATGTGCTGCGCGCCTTCCTGGCGAACGTCGATGTCGTGGCCATCGGCACGAAAGAGGCTCGGCAGCTCACGGGTGAGGCGACGGACGAGCAGGCCGCGGCAGCGATCGCCGGCTACGGACCGTCGACGGTGGCGCTGACCAGCGGCGCGTCGGGATCACTGCTGCTCACCGTCGACGGATTCGTCCGGGCCCCGGTGCCCGAGGTTCGCGCCATCGACACGACAGGGGCGGGCGATTCGTTCAGCGCAGGTCTCATCTTCGGGTTCCTTCGGGGATTCGAGGAGCCGAGTTGGACTGCGGCGATGGCCAACGCATGCGGCGCGGCCGCGGTCGGGGTGCCGGGTGCAGGTGCCGGGCTTCCGAGCCTGGACGGCATCCTGACCGCGGTCGCCGCTCTGCCGGCGGGGCTGCGGCACGAACTCATGAGTGCCGTGCGGGCAGAGGGCGGTGCGGCATGA
- a CDS encoding nucleoside hydrolase: protein MSTPIILDCDPGHDDVFAIWLAAAHPNIELRAITTVGGNGQLIHTTQNARIACTVAGIGDVLIAAGAASPLNGELHPADWIHGANALGGPDLPSPSVALDARSALDLMTDVIEGSGESVTIVATGPLTNIGELARDRPDVLAKVERVIWMGGSTGRGNATPYAEFNAWTDPEAIQLVLDSGIDFTMVGLNISHQALITDGVRKQISAIGTNTAAFGRELLDFFCATYDAAEEMPDAPLHDPITIALLADPSVVTTVRSRLDVELLGTETRGATSVDLHGILNRPDNATIALELDVDRFWRMILDAVAALA from the coding sequence ATGAGCACGCCGATCATCCTGGATTGCGATCCAGGGCACGACGATGTGTTCGCCATCTGGCTCGCGGCGGCGCACCCGAACATCGAGCTGCGAGCGATCACCACAGTGGGCGGCAATGGGCAGCTGATCCACACGACGCAGAACGCCCGGATCGCTTGTACGGTCGCGGGTATCGGCGACGTGCTCATCGCGGCCGGAGCCGCATCGCCCCTCAACGGCGAGTTGCATCCGGCTGACTGGATCCACGGGGCGAACGCGCTCGGTGGCCCGGATCTCCCGAGCCCCAGCGTGGCGTTGGACGCGAGAAGCGCCCTCGACCTGATGACAGACGTCATCGAGGGCTCCGGCGAATCGGTCACGATCGTCGCCACCGGGCCGCTCACGAATATCGGGGAGTTGGCTCGCGATCGTCCAGACGTGCTCGCCAAGGTCGAGCGGGTGATCTGGATGGGAGGCTCGACAGGACGTGGCAACGCGACACCGTATGCCGAGTTCAACGCATGGACGGACCCCGAAGCGATTCAGCTGGTGCTGGACAGCGGCATCGACTTCACTATGGTGGGCCTGAACATCTCCCACCAGGCATTGATCACCGATGGGGTGCGGAAGCAGATCAGCGCGATCGGCACGAACACAGCCGCGTTCGGACGCGAACTGCTGGACTTCTTCTGCGCCACATACGACGCCGCCGAGGAAATGCCCGACGCCCCGCTTCATGACCCGATCACGATCGCGCTTCTCGCGGACCCGTCAGTCGTCACAACCGTGCGATCCCGGCTGGATGTCGAACTGCTCGGCACCGAGACGCGCGGTGCGACGAGCGTCGATCTGCACGGCATTCTCAATCGACCTGACAACGCCACGATTGCACTGGAACTGGATGTGGATCGGTTCTGGCGGATGATCCTGGATGCGGTTGCCGCGCTCGCCTGA
- a CDS encoding rhodanese-related sulfurtransferase, which yields MPTPKIVLFYAFAPLADPDAIRLWQRDLGEALKLRGRILISEHGINGTLGGELPAVKKWLRRFREYPAFKTADVKWSEGTGIDDDGYSVDFPKLSVKVRDEIVSFGAPGELAVDEHGVVGGGERLSPEQLHELMAERGDEVVFFDGRNALEAAIGRFRNAVVPDTETTRDFVRLLDDGAYDDLKGKPVVTYCTGGIRCEVLSSLMVSRGFGEVYQLDGGIARYGEQYGDDGLWEGSLYVFDKRGSVDFSDHTAVIGECVGCGAATNRTANCTDASCTRQFVVCTDCDAVPCPEHA from the coding sequence GTGCCCACCCCCAAGATCGTGCTGTTCTACGCGTTCGCGCCGCTCGCGGATCCGGATGCGATCCGACTGTGGCAACGCGACCTCGGCGAGGCGCTGAAGCTGCGCGGACGCATCCTCATCTCCGAGCACGGCATCAACGGCACCCTCGGCGGCGAACTGCCCGCCGTGAAGAAGTGGCTCCGGCGGTTCCGCGAGTACCCGGCGTTCAAGACCGCCGACGTCAAGTGGAGCGAGGGCACCGGCATCGATGACGACGGGTACAGCGTCGACTTCCCCAAGCTCAGCGTCAAGGTGCGCGACGAGATCGTCTCGTTCGGAGCGCCGGGGGAGCTGGCGGTCGATGAGCACGGCGTCGTCGGCGGGGGAGAGCGACTGAGCCCCGAGCAGCTGCACGAGCTGATGGCCGAGCGCGGCGACGAGGTGGTCTTCTTCGACGGTCGCAACGCCCTGGAGGCCGCCATCGGCCGGTTCCGCAACGCGGTCGTGCCCGACACCGAGACCACGCGCGACTTCGTCCGGCTGCTGGATGACGGCGCCTACGACGACCTGAAGGGCAAGCCGGTCGTCACGTATTGCACCGGCGGCATCCGCTGCGAGGTGCTGTCCAGCCTGATGGTCTCCCGCGGCTTCGGAGAGGTGTACCAGCTCGACGGCGGCATCGCCCGCTACGGCGAGCAGTACGGCGACGACGGACTGTGGGAGGGCTCGCTGTACGTGTTCGACAAGCGCGGCTCCGTCGACTTCTCCGACCACACCGCCGTCATCGGCGAATGCGTCGGATGCGGGGCAGCAACCAACCGCACCGCGAACTGCACCGATGCCTCGTGCACGCGCCAGTTCGTCGTGTGCACGGACTGCGACGCCGTGCCCTGCCCCGAGCACGCCTGA
- a CDS encoding DUF3488 and transglutaminase-like domain-containing protein, whose translation MPETPARTDRTRLTPTGPGVLAAAATLISVWSYTGAVTPGVWTFVVCAIVIVVAVAGILTRLALRTVRAGIRGPVVLLVQLFAVVVACTVLLARETAWMGLLPTEMTVRLIGVRLQQSAEEIMNGVVPIAASVPMATLLGLTFAVVAILVDQLLAHRLVILAVLLTSVVGVMPMLISFGSVNLGWFLLQAVMILMLLRFGARHDARAPRQTSYLVTVSTGLVAVLVALVLAPSLPVASALPGTGPMLSVSADLRLGEDLRRPEGIEALTLVTSAASPPYLRMATLSRFDGDVWRPDRGDRVPLRDGFGRRDWADPIKTVETEVSIKVLGVSSDRLPLPYAPERVTGVDGVWSALQENRTAVSGSSDAAGADYTVQAATPVPTLEQIRASSASGAPVTELPADLPPIISRLAREVTSDAGTDYDRLIALQDWFRSEFTYSLDAPVEEGFDGTGADAVATFLEKRTGYCIHFAGAFALMADTLSMPVRIVVGYLPGSGTDQKRDDSIVYSITSDQLHSWPEVHFEGIGWVPFEPTATLGVPTDFIAASSSGGSGDGPDAPTPTITPTTGPSATPTDEAGRNQDAGGGGTDALQTLNPAPVTLTVLGVLVLLLLPALVRELRRAMRMGRARSGDAMAAWRELSDSLIDLGLAPPEAQTARVRAEVLASKRGTDPEALAPLVAAVERTSYAPTAPDAGDLAAPLRVVIGQLAASVDGRQRVLARLLPASLFARRR comes from the coding sequence ATGCCTGAGACGCCCGCCCGCACAGACCGCACCCGACTGACTCCCACCGGGCCCGGCGTCCTCGCCGCCGCCGCGACGCTGATCTCGGTCTGGTCCTACACGGGAGCGGTGACTCCGGGGGTCTGGACCTTCGTCGTGTGCGCGATCGTGATCGTCGTGGCCGTCGCCGGCATCCTCACCCGACTCGCCCTGCGCACCGTGCGTGCGGGCATCCGCGGCCCTGTCGTGCTGCTGGTGCAGCTGTTTGCCGTCGTCGTCGCCTGCACGGTGCTGCTCGCTCGCGAGACCGCGTGGATGGGGTTGCTGCCGACGGAGATGACCGTGCGGCTGATCGGCGTGCGACTGCAGCAGAGCGCCGAAGAGATCATGAACGGCGTGGTCCCGATCGCCGCCTCAGTGCCCATGGCGACCCTGCTCGGTCTGACCTTCGCCGTCGTCGCGATCCTCGTCGACCAGCTGCTCGCACACCGGCTGGTGATCCTGGCCGTGCTGCTGACCTCGGTGGTCGGCGTCATGCCGATGCTGATCTCGTTCGGCTCCGTGAATCTCGGCTGGTTCCTGCTGCAGGCCGTGATGATCCTGATGCTGCTGCGCTTCGGCGCCCGACATGATGCGCGCGCTCCGCGGCAGACCTCGTACCTCGTGACGGTCTCCACAGGGCTGGTCGCCGTGCTGGTGGCGCTCGTCCTCGCTCCGAGCCTGCCGGTGGCGTCCGCGTTGCCCGGGACCGGGCCGATGCTCAGTGTGAGCGCCGACCTGCGCCTGGGCGAGGATCTGCGCCGCCCCGAGGGGATCGAGGCGCTCACGCTGGTGACCTCCGCCGCCTCCCCGCCGTACCTGCGGATGGCCACGCTGTCGCGCTTCGACGGTGATGTGTGGCGTCCCGATCGCGGCGACCGGGTTCCACTGCGCGACGGATTCGGAAGGCGCGACTGGGCCGACCCGATCAAGACGGTCGAGACCGAGGTGTCGATCAAAGTGCTCGGCGTCTCCAGCGATCGCCTCCCTCTCCCCTACGCGCCCGAGCGGGTGACTGGGGTGGACGGCGTGTGGTCGGCCCTGCAGGAGAACCGGACTGCGGTCAGCGGCTCATCGGATGCCGCCGGTGCCGACTACACGGTGCAGGCCGCCACCCCGGTGCCCACGCTCGAGCAGATCCGCGCGTCCTCGGCATCCGGAGCGCCCGTCACCGAGCTGCCCGCAGACCTGCCGCCGATCATCAGCCGGCTGGCCCGCGAGGTCACCTCCGATGCCGGCACCGACTACGACCGGCTGATCGCCCTGCAGGACTGGTTCCGCAGCGAGTTCACCTACTCGCTCGACGCCCCGGTCGAGGAGGGCTTCGACGGCACGGGAGCGGATGCCGTGGCGACCTTCCTCGAGAAGCGCACCGGCTACTGCATCCACTTCGCGGGCGCCTTCGCGCTGATGGCCGACACGCTCAGCATGCCCGTGCGGATCGTCGTCGGCTACCTGCCAGGATCGGGGACCGACCAGAAGCGCGACGACAGCATCGTCTACTCCATCACGAGCGACCAGCTGCACTCCTGGCCCGAGGTGCATTTCGAGGGCATCGGCTGGGTGCCGTTCGAGCCGACCGCGACGCTGGGCGTTCCGACGGACTTCATCGCCGCGTCCTCCAGCGGTGGCAGTGGCGACGGCCCCGATGCGCCCACCCCGACGATCACTCCCACCACAGGCCCGTCGGCGACGCCGACCGACGAAGCCGGTCGCAACCAGGATGCCGGAGGAGGAGGCACCGACGCCCTGCAGACACTGAACCCCGCCCCCGTGACGCTGACCGTGCTGGGCGTGCTGGTGCTTCTGCTGCTGCCTGCGCTGGTGCGCGAGCTGCGGCGGGCGATGCGGATGGGACGCGCGCGCTCGGGTGATGCGATGGCCGCGTGGCGCGAGCTGTCCGACTCGCTCATCGATCTGGGGCTAGCGCCGCCGGAAGCGCAGACCGCGCGAGTGCGCGCCGAGGTGCTGGCGTCGAAACGCGGGACCGACCCCGAAGCGCTGGCGCCGTTGGTCGCGGCCGTCGAGCGGACGAGCTATGCGCCTACGGCTCCGGATGCCGGAGATCTGGCCGCCCCGCTGCGCGTCGTGATCGGACAGCTCGCCGCGAGCGTGGATGGCCGACAGCGCGTGCTCGCGCGGTTGCTGCCTGCATCCCTGTTCGCCCGCCGCCGCTGA
- a CDS encoding DUF58 domain-containing protein, which produces MKRRPLTGRGSGCLLSGILLIVAANAAAARPLLYLGVLLVALPLISLLIVRMPRRRADVARRISTDLLAVGETSQVQVRFDLYSIGIPNGTWRDTLPPAVSGDATGDYPGDALSLRYDLTGVRRGISTLGPLILRTVDPFGLAQREQAFGDTRTVTVIPQSVALAPLPTKVGAAGGTAQTRSSRIGQGADNLIPRPYSSGDSRRRIHWRATAHRGDLMVRQEEEEASPDAMVVLDRAADRWDRPGEEPDAAFEAAVTLCASVALRLAADGYSVDVVDISGTQLGALRGHEEDREDLMVALAMIGPRGEPHDLRSIVGSTPPGPLVLITGRLEGEEAERLTTVGAAAPLLFAASAEPEALAAASAHGWNTALLPADADIAQTWADALPVSKAAHA; this is translated from the coding sequence ATGAAGCGCCGACCGCTCACGGGCAGGGGGTCGGGATGCCTGTTGTCCGGCATCCTGCTCATCGTCGCCGCGAATGCGGCCGCAGCGCGCCCGCTGCTCTACCTCGGCGTGCTGCTGGTGGCGCTGCCCCTGATCTCGCTGCTGATCGTGCGGATGCCGCGCCGTCGCGCCGATGTGGCGCGGCGCATCTCGACGGATCTGCTCGCCGTCGGCGAGACCTCCCAGGTGCAGGTGCGCTTCGACCTGTACTCGATCGGCATCCCGAACGGCACCTGGCGTGACACCCTCCCGCCCGCCGTGAGCGGCGATGCGACCGGCGACTACCCGGGAGACGCCCTGTCGCTGCGCTACGACCTGACCGGCGTGCGCCGCGGCATCTCCACTCTCGGCCCGCTGATCCTGCGCACGGTCGACCCGTTCGGCCTCGCGCAGCGCGAGCAGGCTTTCGGCGACACGCGCACGGTCACGGTGATCCCGCAGAGCGTGGCCCTCGCTCCGCTGCCCACCAAGGTGGGCGCCGCGGGCGGCACCGCTCAGACGCGTTCCTCCCGGATCGGCCAGGGTGCCGACAACCTCATCCCCCGCCCGTACTCCTCGGGAGACTCCCGACGCCGCATCCACTGGCGCGCCACCGCGCACCGCGGAGATCTCATGGTGCGTCAGGAGGAAGAGGAGGCGAGCCCGGATGCCATGGTCGTGCTCGACCGTGCGGCGGACCGCTGGGACCGACCGGGCGAGGAACCGGATGCCGCCTTCGAAGCGGCCGTCACCCTGTGCGCCTCCGTCGCGCTGCGCCTGGCGGCGGACGGCTACAGCGTGGATGTGGTCGACATCTCCGGCACGCAGCTGGGCGCGCTGCGCGGACACGAGGAGGACCGCGAGGACCTCATGGTCGCACTGGCCATGATCGGGCCGCGAGGTGAGCCGCACGACCTGAGATCCATCGTCGGCAGCACGCCGCCCGGACCGCTCGTGCTCATCACCGGACGCCTCGAGGGCGAGGAGGCGGAGCGCCTGACCACGGTCGGCGCGGCGGCCCCGCTGCTGTTCGCGGCATCCGCCGAGCCTGAGGCGCTGGCCGCGGCATCCGCTCACGGCTGGAACACCGCGCTGCTGCCGGCGGACGCCGACATCGCCCAGACCTGGGCGGATGCGCTGCCCGTCTCGAAGGCCGCGCATGCCTGA
- a CDS encoding MoxR family ATPase — translation MQEQLTEQQTSQITAEEFARQTSRIISSISSVIDGKPEAVRSALTCLFAEGHLLIEDVPGVGKTMLARALAASVDATVRRIQFTPDLLPGDVTGVAVYDPVAREFEFKRGAIFAHIVIADEINRASPKTQSALLEAMEEQQVTVDGSTHGLPQPFLVVATQNPLEMEGTYPLPEAQRDRFMMRISMGYPDAAAETLMLRQRETSNPLAAITPVTDAATVRALIAWTRRVHVAESLEEYAVALAQATRQDPSLHLGASPRATLQLVRAAKVRAALDGREYVVPDDLTELVIPVFAHRLIAARGVHRAGTQPVEAALKQIVARVPVPFAGTRR, via the coding sequence ATGCAAGAGCAGCTGACCGAGCAGCAGACCAGCCAGATCACCGCCGAGGAGTTCGCTCGGCAGACCTCCCGGATCATCTCCTCGATCTCGTCCGTCATCGACGGCAAGCCCGAAGCGGTGCGCAGCGCGCTGACCTGCCTGTTCGCCGAGGGGCACCTGCTCATCGAGGACGTGCCAGGGGTCGGCAAGACCATGCTCGCTCGCGCCCTTGCCGCGAGCGTGGACGCCACCGTCCGCCGCATCCAGTTCACCCCCGACCTGCTCCCCGGCGATGTGACCGGCGTCGCCGTGTACGACCCGGTGGCTCGCGAGTTCGAGTTCAAGCGCGGTGCGATCTTCGCGCACATCGTGATCGCCGACGAGATCAACCGCGCCTCGCCCAAGACGCAGTCCGCGCTGCTGGAGGCGATGGAGGAGCAGCAGGTCACCGTCGACGGCTCCACGCACGGCCTGCCCCAGCCGTTCCTCGTCGTCGCAACGCAGAACCCGCTCGAGATGGAGGGCACCTATCCCCTTCCCGAGGCGCAGCGCGACCGGTTCATGATGCGAATCTCGATGGGATATCCGGATGCCGCGGCAGAGACCCTCATGCTGCGCCAGCGCGAGACCTCCAACCCGCTCGCGGCGATCACCCCTGTCACCGACGCGGCGACCGTGCGCGCACTGATCGCGTGGACGCGCCGCGTGCACGTCGCCGAATCGCTCGAGGAGTACGCCGTCGCTCTCGCCCAGGCCACCAGGCAGGATCCGAGCCTGCACCTGGGCGCCAGCCCTCGTGCGACCCTGCAGCTGGTGCGCGCCGCGAAGGTGCGCGCCGCCCTCGACGGCCGCGAGTACGTGGTGCCCGACGACCTCACCGAACTCGTCATCCCGGTGTTCGCACACCGATTGATCGCTGCCCGCGGCGTGCACCGCGCCGGTACCCAGCCGGTCGAGGCCGCCCTGAAGCAGATCGTCGCCCGCGTGCCCGTGCCGTTCGCCGGCACTCGACGCTGA